CCCACTCTGGAGGGGCTCAGTGCAGAGGCCCCACATGCAGGACCTTGACGGGGCCACCTGGGTGCAGAGGCCAGGGCGGCGGCCAGCCTGCAAGAGACAGACCCGCCGTGTCCTGGCACCGCGTGGTCGCTGGGAAGCCGCCGGGTCCTGCACAGGCTCTAAAGGTGCCTAACGTGAAATCGCTGTGGAGGAAACGGGGGAGCAGTCTGTCACCGGGGGTATGCAAGGAGGGCTGCTGACCCCCGCTGCTTCCAGCCCCGACCCGTtcttccctctctgcccccaTGCCTGAAACCCGCTTCCATCCTCTCCTGGTCTGGCCGCTCTCCGGCTCCCCATCGCTTCCGGGCTCAGTCCCAGCTCCCACTCCTGTCTGACTGGGTCTTTGTCGGAAACTTAGACTGCGCGTGGGTTTGCTCTGGatggggggccgggggggggggcggcttaggaaggaggggagagcccCTACCCCTGTGAGGTAGAGAGCTCGGATGTAAGAGCTGACGCGTCCAGTGGGAGGGTCAGTGGCGGGGAGGGGTCAGGGCGGGTCACCTGTCGCAGGACTGGGGTGGGTGCAGGGCTCCCATTGTGCTGACAGGTGGCCACAAAGCCCAGAAATGGCTTCTCGCCCTAAAAGCCTTGCTCTGGCTCCTGAGGGCACCTGTGGTAGCACTGCTCTGGACGTAGCCACCGAGGGGGTCTCTCCGTGAGCTCGGGGTCGGGGTCTAAGCTTCTCGGGAGATTCTGAACAACCTGGCGCTGCTCATACCTGCGCTTAAACCCCTCCCTCCGAATTCGGGGCCCCATCAGGGTGGCAGGGGGACGGGCACGATGCCCGTGGAGGGCCTGCAGCGTCGGGATCTCAGGGCACTTTCCCCGTAGGGGGGGCTCCAGCCACGGGAGGGGCCCCTCCAACCCGCTCGGGCTCGCCCCACTCACACGCAAACCCCACCATCCATACACACCGGTCACTTCCCGGGGTTGTGCACAGACAACGGTCACACGCATTGTCAGACACACTCACTTAGCCCCCCCgtgcccacctccctcccctgccccttccacaCCGCCCCTCAGAGCCACTGCCATCACTCCCATTCCCTGAGGAAGAGCTCCTGGGGACCCGCCTGTGACCCCGGCCCCACCCCCAAACCAGACATCTAAAACCCCAAATCTTTCCCTAAATCCCACAGTAAAAACCTGCTACAGACAAgtattgggatttttttcctttgcagaattttttttttagtagacacatagtcttttttttctttcttgttttacagCAAACAAACATtgcaaatatagaaatatttttctatacaaCAAACAGGACGACAGGAGCACACACTCAGAGCCCCCGGCCACCCCCGAGCCGTCCCCAGGCACGGCCCTCCTCCTCGAGTCCCGCAGGGCTCTGGGACCTTCCCGGAGGCCACTCGGCCGCCTGCATTCGCTCTGCCCCTCTTTGGTGGCCTCCGGAGGTGGCAATGAAGAGACGGACTAAACAGTCCACAGAAAACCACGGACGGAGATCATGCGAGGAGCCAGGTGGCCGTGCCGGCCACGCCCCCCAGGTCTAgtgttttatgtctttttaagagaactttacttttaatatattttttaaaaaaaggaagaaaataacgagagaagagagggaaagaaagaagaatagaaagagaaaagacaatgaaaaaaatccccccccacccccccatccctaaGACACAGTTTTCCGAAgtcccttgtgtgtgtgtgtgtgtgtgtgtgtgtgtgtgtgtgtctgtgcgtgtacGGGCCGCTCACACCGGTGAGAATGCCTCAGGGCAGGTACACGTGCTCGGCCGCGGTTCACCTCCCGTTCATACTGTCAgcgccccctccccacttcctctgcAAAGCCCAGGGCTTTAACAGctgctagtgtgtgtgtgtatgtgtgtgtgtgtgtgtgtgtgtgtgtcccgtGGGCCTCTGGGTTACAGATAGCTGCGGTGGCTCTTGTGTCCTTGTTGGTCCAGCGGGATCACGAGTTTCGGGGGGGCGCGGGCGCCAGGCGCCCGGCGGGGGCTCAGGACTTGTGCTGTGCGGACACGCCCTTCCAGTAGTCTAGGATGTCGTGCAGATCCTCGTCTTTGGCGAACTGAACCTTTTTGCGCAGGGCGTGGCCGGCCGCCATGAACTCCCCCTCGTCCTTGTGCCGCCGGCGGCTCAGTCTGAAGCGCCCCCAGATGCTCCGGGAGGCCCTGCAGGGGTACTCGGGGCTGGAAGAGTAGCTCAGGTTATGGTACTGCGGGGACAGCTGCGAGTAGGCCGGGTCGCGGGGCCGCGGCCGGGTCAGCGGCTCCAGGATGGACGCCTTGCGGCCGCCCGGGCCCTCATGGGGCGGGGGCGGCTCGGCGGGGTGGGAGCCGGGGTACGAGTGCCGGTGCTCGCCGTACTGGCGGCTCTTCTCGGCCTCGGCCCGCAGCACGGAGGCCGCGGGCGTCACAGTGAGGATGGCGTCGGCCGCGGGCGAGCTCTTCTCGATGTACTTGGCCCCGGCGGCCTCGGCGCGGTAGGGCCGCGGGCTGCGCGCGGAGCCGCTGGACGAGGTGCTGGCGCGCGGGGCCCCGGGCGCGGCCTCCGCGCTGTGATGCCGCTGCAGGCCGTGGCCGAAGGTGTCCTTGTAGGCGGGCGACAGGAAGCTGTGCTTGCCGGCCAGCGGCTCGGACAGCAGCACCAGCTGTGGCTCGGCCGCGGCCACGGCCCCCGACTTGCCGCCCTGGAAGGAGGTGGACTCGGACTTGAGGGCGTCGATGCAGTTGTTGATGATCTGGTTCACCTTGTCCACCTCCTTGGCGATGGTGGAGATCTCGGCCACCGAGCTCTGGCTGTCGGGGCCCGGCCGGCCCGGCTCCCCGTCCCTGCGCTCGGCCTGCTCCGCGGAACGCACCTCCATGTAGCTGCCCTTGCCGGCCTGCGGCGTCTCGCCGCTCTCCGCCAGCTTGTACGGCTCTACCTCGCCGGCGGCCGCCGGCAGGTACGGGATGCGGGTCACGGCCTCGGGGCCCAGCAGCGGGCCCTGGGACAGCGGGGCCAGGCCGGGCGCCTCCATCTCGGGCCCGTACTTGAGCTCGATGATGGTCTTCTTGAGGCTGCCGGCCGCGGCCGCCGAGGCCGGCGCCTTGCGCTTCTCCTCGTGGCGCCTCCGCCTCCGCAGGCAGTAGTGGACGGCGCCGAGCACCAGCACCATGCCGAGGAGGCAGCCCAGGACGGTCATGATGTAGCGGGTGGCCGTGGAGGAGCTGGGCATGGGGCCCGGCGGGCTGGGCGGCTTGGGCAGGCAGATGGTGAGGCAGGTGTGGTTGTGGTGCAGCCCCGAGCTGGTGGAGACCACGCAGTACGTGTAGTTGGTGAGCGCGTAGAGGTTGGTCAGGCGGATCTCCTCCTGGGCCCGGGTCAGCCTGGACACGGTGGACGACTTGCTGTTGTTGAAGTGCTCCAGCGTGTACATGCGGTTGAACGGGCTGGGCAGCTGGACCGTGATGGTGGCCGAGTTCTGCGTCAGCTGCTTGACCTTGATGAGTGGGCGGGCCTCGGCCTGCGGGGCCAGCGTGGGCAGGGCCACCAGCGGCGTGGTGCCGTCGCCGGAGAAGCACTCACCCTCGGTGCAGGGGGCCTCGCTgggcggcgcgggcggcggcggcgagcgGCCGGGCGCCGGGCGGGCCTCGGCCGCGTAGGCGCTGTCGGTGCACACGGACTGCAGCTTGCTGAGGACGCTGTGCTGGCCGCGGCGGCCCTGGCCCAGGAGGGAGTAGCCGGAGTAGAGCGGCGGCGACTCGCACTGCACGCGGTCGTAGGTCTGCGTGGCGTTGGTGAAGGCTGCCAGCCAGCGCAGGAAGCCCAGCAGCTCGCAGGAGCAGTAGAAGGGGTTGCTGTAGAGCTCGCACACCGACAGCTTGGCCAGGCCCGCGAAGGTGGCGCTGTGCAGCCGCTGGATGCGGTTCATGGACAGGTCGACGTTGACGATGTTGGGGCACTCCCAGAAGGCGCCGGGCGCCACCACCTCGATGAGGTTGGCCTGCAGGTACAGGTACTCCAGCTTGCCCAGGCCGCGCAGCGCGCCCTCCGTCAGGTTGCGCAGCCGGTTGTAGCCCAGCTGCAGCACCTGCAGGTTGAACTGGCCCGAGAAGGCGCCGTCCTCGATGTAGCCGATCTCGTTCTTGGTGAGGTTGAGGTACGTGAGGTTGCCGAAGCGGCTCAGCGCTGCGTACTGCACGCTGCGGATGCGGTTCTCGTTCAGCCGCAGGTCCACGATGGTGCTGTTGATCTGCTGCGGGATGGCCTCGTACGGCGGCTGGTTCTGGCTGCAGATCGCCAGCCACACGAAGCCCTTGTCGCCCTCGATCAGCCAGCAGTCGCCGCGCACCAGCCCGCCCGCCAGCAGCAGGGCGGCCGCCGCCACGCACGCCCAGGCCCACGGCGCGCCCCACCGGCGCCCGGCCATCGGGACCAGCCCTGCGGGCGCGCCCGCTCAGCCTGCCCGGGGGCACGGGGTGGCGGGCTGGGCGGCAGcccccggggggaggggggggcgggaggggagggcgCCCGCACTCTCAGGGGCGTACCGGGCCGAGCCGCATGGCCGGGCGGCCCGAGtgctggggcggggggagcgCCTCCCTCACGGCCAGCCGCCTCTCGCCGTCCGCCGGCGTCCTGCCGGAACCGGGGCCTCCTTCCCCATCGGCCCGGGCGTCCTCCAGCTCCAGCCGGTCCTGCTGCAAGACAAGAGGGGAGAGGGCAGTCAGGAGGCGGCCGGGCATCCCCGCGGGTGGCCCTGGGCCCAGCCCCGCCCAGCTGCCCCGTGTGACGCGGAGGTGCCCCGGGCAGTGAGGGACGAAACGCAAGGGGGCTCGGCGCCAGACCGCAGTGTGACCTCTGTGACCTGAAGCGGGAAGCGTGGGGTGAGCCCGAGCCCCACTGCCGCCACCTCACCAGTGACCCCATTTGTCAGACGAGCAAACCGAGGCCCAGGAACAAGACTAAAGGTGCTTGGTTGACCAgcgatggtgggggaggggccgtGTGACAGATGCTCTGCGCTGCCCCCTGAAGACCTGGGGGCGGCACTGCGGCCGCCTACAGAAGGCGCTCAGCCCCAGCCCAAGGGTCCTCAGCCGGCCGCGGAGGAGCCTTCCAGAGCCCCTCTCAAGCGAGGAGCCAGGACAGCGAGGTCCTGGGTCCGCGTTCTCGGGCAGTGTGACCCGGGTACACCGTGCCCcttctgggcctccgtttccccGAATGAGCCGGCTGGACGGTGTCTGTCACCACCCCACGTCGGTGGGCCCTGGCAGAAAGGCCTGGAAGGACAGTGGCTCCTCCTCCTCGCCAGGCTCCGACGAGGACACCTGGGCGCCCTGACCAcgccccccgccccagctccAGGTCCGCCCTGGCTCTTGACTCTCTGACCTCTGCCCCCACCAGACGCCACGCTTCTCCTGGGCAGGCCTCCCCACCCCCGTGCCAGCACGCGTGCCGAGGCTGCGACGGGTCACACTACAGGGCAGCCCTCCGGGATGAAGCCGGTGCCTGTGGGGCGGTGCGGCTGACGCGCCGCTGGCTTCCGCTGCTCCTGGACGCGCccccctccgccccgcccccggccagTGTGCGGGACTCACCCCGCTGCCCCTCGTCTTTCTCCCGCAGGACAGacaaatgggtgtgtgtgtgtgcttgttacTCTTTGGATTTACAGCGGCCTCCGTAACTGCTCTGTGGCCTGGCAGGCAGCCAGCTGAGTGTATTTCACTGATATTGACGTTTGCAACTGGTCTGCACTGAGGTGGTttaaattaggagaaaaaaataatgatgtgaaatggattttttccccccctttggaAACTTCATGAAGAACAGTTTTGATCTGGCTCCTGGGGCAGAGTCTTTCTGAGTTAAAGGGAGGGGAGAGCTcagaaggggctgggggctgggagagtTCCTGTGGGCCACAGCGGAGCCCACCCAGGGCTGGGCCCAGAGTCGCTGTGTGACACCCAGCAAAGCACAGGGCCTCTCTGGGCCCAAAGGGAAATGGctgggtgggggggcagggcTGGCGGAGGGAGCAGCCTGGGGCTTGCCTGGGTCTCCCTCGCCTCAGGAGGAAGCCTTGCAGGGGGATGCTGGTGTCCCTGCGTGGCCCATCTTGTGACGTGAAATCTACAGTCCCAAGGGGGTGTACTTGGAGTTCATCGCCATCACCACCTCCCAGCACCTGCTGGCCTGTGCAGGCCCTTTCCTCCCCACTGGGCACCTGCCCCATCCGTCCAGGTGCTGGGACTTAGGTCCCCCAGGCGCCCCAGAGGCCAAGAGCGGGCAGCCGGGCAGGCTGCAAGTGCGTCCAGGCGGAGTTTGGCGGTGGGGATGGCTGGCGGGGCGAGGCGCCAATCAGAGTCTGGCTCCGGCCTCCAGGCCTCGGATGGACGGAGCAGCAAGCCCGTCGGGGCAGGGCGGCGCCTGGGCAAGGCTGATCATAATCACCTTTAATCTCTTGCTCAAAATAACTCAAAGTCAAGTTAAGGAGGATCACAGGGCCCAAAGAACCCTTATCACAGGCAGGCGTGGGTTGGGGGAGACGGGCCCCAGGGCCGGCCCAGCCTCTCGCTGCCCCACGCCCAGGGCACCTGGGCACCAGGTGGCCACAGAGCCGCTGCTGGGCTGGCCCAGGGGCTCAGGGTGGCTGGAGGGCCACGTGCACATGTGCACGCACGCACAGGGCAGAGGATGTTCCATGCTCGCTGGGACCCACGTCAGCCCGTGTGCGTGGACCCGTGTGCCTTCAGGGGGGCGCGGCTCCGCCCGAGCGCTTGAGGGTGTGCGGGCCCCCGCGGTCCAGCCAGACCTGCCGCGCCTCCTGCCCACCGCCCGCCCCGCCGGCACCACGGCCCTCCTCCCGGCGTGACAGTCTAGGAGCCGCGCTGGGGGCTGGCACCTGTGAGCGGCAGGTGCCTCTGGAGACCAGCCTtgcctctccccacacccccatccGGGGGCCTCCTCCATCGGGCTGGCCCGGTCCTGGCCCTGAGAAGCGGGCAGGTCCCCGCCCGGGGCTCCTGCTTGGCCGACCCGGCGTCCCACCCTCAGCTCTGTGCCTCACACCTGGCCCTGG
This DNA window, taken from Balaenoptera ricei isolate mBalRic1 chromosome 15, mBalRic1.hap2, whole genome shotgun sequence, encodes the following:
- the ELFN1 gene encoding protein ELFN1, which gives rise to MAGRRWGAPWAWACVAAAALLLAGGLVRGDCWLIEGDKGFVWLAICSQNQPPYEAIPQQINSTIVDLRLNENRIRSVQYAALSRFGNLTYLNLTKNEIGYIEDGAFSGQFNLQVLQLGYNRLRNLTEGALRGLGKLEYLYLQANLIEVVAPGAFWECPNIVNVDLSMNRIQRLHSATFAGLAKLSVCELYSNPFYCSCELLGFLRWLAAFTNATQTYDRVQCESPPLYSGYSLLGQGRRGQHSVLSKLQSVCTDSAYAAEARPAPGRSPPPPAPPSEAPCTEGECFSGDGTTPLVALPTLAPQAEARPLIKVKQLTQNSATITVQLPSPFNRMYTLEHFNNSKSSTVSRLTRAQEEIRLTNLYALTNYTYCVVSTSSGLHHNHTCLTICLPKPPSPPGPMPSSSTATRYIMTVLGCLLGMVLVLGAVHYCLRRRRRHEEKRKAPASAAAAGSLKKTIIELKYGPEMEAPGLAPLSQGPLLGPEAVTRIPYLPAAAGEVEPYKLAESGETPQAGKGSYMEVRSAEQAERRDGEPGRPGPDSQSSVAEISTIAKEVDKVNQIINNCIDALKSESTSFQGGKSGAVAAAEPQLVLLSEPLAGKHSFLSPAYKDTFGHGLQRHHSAEAAPGAPRASTSSSGSARSPRPYRAEAAGAKYIEKSSPAADAILTVTPAASVLRAEAEKSRQYGEHRHSYPGSHPAEPPPPHEGPGGRKASILEPLTRPRPRDPAYSQLSPQYHNLSYSSSPEYPCRASRSIWGRFRLSRRRHKDEGEFMAAGHALRKKVQFAKDEDLHDILDYWKGVSAQHKS